Proteins encoded together in one Camarhynchus parvulus chromosome 12, STF_HiC, whole genome shotgun sequence window:
- the LOC115908300 gene encoding uncharacterized protein LOC115908300, with product MSGGAGRRRRLVLHVDLNNTVVVADTVTRQAPRAALNTFLSTVTWGRAGAAGEWEWVSDRPSLRPPCPGALSYYSRHGRDPSFTEAGPGRRFRDLHARHLRLLEWPGRPHDALSVPGEPGKRYHLILPSFFRLLDTLHRDGRAFAVVFRTFGTDLPRALQAVRSALDGQHPQFPALRDVALPVDLTPGQIRCSKKEVVLTRGAERLATREDKRKLYNYFSSFEGIGGFQDHFDWWARNQFSSQGGKPLWIDPHDPDIQHIFIDDNIRLDDGDTIVHPQVFSERGSRSPRSVPTSALYNICLVQTNLLEAIADEDYFLHCVRRCEENYDRYLACVEKDIPSQQWDGQ from the exons AtgagcggcggggccgggcgacGGCGGCGCCTGGTTCTGCACGTGGACCTCAACAACACGGTGGTGGTGGCGGACACGGTGACCAGGCAGGCCCCACGAGCGGCGCTCAACACCTTTCTCAGCACCGTCACCTGGGGCCGCGCCGGGGCTGCCG GCGAGTGGGAGTGGGTGAGCGACCGCCCGTCCCTGCGGCCCCCGTGCCCCGGCGCCCTCAGCTACTACAGCCGCCACGGCCGGGACCCCTCCTTCACCGAGGCCGGCCCGGGCCGGCGCTTCCGTGACCTCCACGCCCGCCACCTGCGGCTGCTGGAGTGGCCGGGCCGGCCGCACGACGCCTTGTCGGTGCCAGGGGAGCCCGGCAAACGCTACCACCTGATCCTGCCCTCCTTCTTCCGCCTCCTGGACACGCTGCACCGGGATGGCAGGGCCTTCGCTGTTGTCTTCAGGACCTTCGGCACCGACCTGCCCCGCGCCCTGCAGGCCGTCCGCAGCGCTCTGGACGGGCAGCACCCGCAGTTCCCTGCCCTGCGGGACGTGGCG ctccctgtggacCTTACCCCTGGCCAGATTCGCTGCAGCAAGAAAGAGGTGGTGCTAACGCGGGGAGCAGAGCGTCTGGCCACCCGGGAAGACAAAAGAAAGCTGTACAACTACTTCAGCTCCTTTGAGGGAATTGGAGGCTTCCAAGACCACTTTGACTG GTGGGCCAGAAATCAGTTCTCTTCTCAGGGTGGGAAGCCCCTGTGGATAGACCCCCATGATCCTGACATTCAGCACATCTTCATTGATGACAACATCCGGCTGGACGATGGAGACACCATTGTTCACCCCCAG gtgttCTCGGAGCGGGGCAGCCGCAGTCCCAGGAGCGTGCCCACCTCAGCACTGTACAACATTTGCCTGGTGCAAACCAATCTGCTGGAGGCCATTGCTGATGAGGACTATTTCCTGCACTGTGTGAGGAGGTGCGAGGAGAACTACGACCGCTACCTGGCCTGCGTGGAGAAGGACATCCCAAGCCAGCAGTGGGATGGACAGTGA